A part of Limihaloglobus sulfuriphilus genomic DNA contains:
- a CDS encoding glycoside hydrolase family 2 protein, which translates to MASVMTTHAKEWKPAQNTIMSRWAAGVTPENVWRDYPRPQMRRHNWLNLNGLWDYAITKKDAEIPAEWDGKILVPFPVESALSGVKKSVGGENALWYRRKVTIPEEWQGQRLILHFGAVDWRMTLWINGKQIGKHSGGCDAFSFDITDAVTAKLEADIVISVWDPTDDGYQPRGKQVNEPQGIWYTSVTGIWQTVWMEAVPQAHINSLKITPDVDNGKVRVEVETAGIDRESRIADKYFLHLAAISDNKTITRAAGNCFGDVLELEIPDAELWSPDNPFLYDLKVTLTRDDEPLDEVTSYFAMRKFHVKKDESGINRIYINGKPIFLFGTLDQGWWPGGLYTPPSDEAMRYDIEVLKELGMNCIRKHVKVEPLRYYYHCDRLGMIVWQDMPNGDKHISESDPDITRTAESETNFRAEWKAIVNMLYNNVSIAIWCPFNEGWGQFKTNEILEWTKQLDPTRLVDGPSGWTDRGGGDMYDMHNYPGPGMFPVEESRVSVLGEFGGLGLPLKGHLWWDKRNWGYRSFKTREELNDAYINLITKLPQLISKGLAAAIYTQTTDVEGEVNGLMTYDRKVLKLDADKVRPHHLKLYQNPPE; encoded by the coding sequence ATGGCCTCAGTAATGACAACTCATGCTAAGGAATGGAAACCTGCCCAAAATACAATAATGAGCCGCTGGGCTGCCGGTGTAACACCGGAGAATGTATGGAGAGATTATCCCCGCCCGCAGATGCGCCGGCATAACTGGCTGAATCTAAACGGACTGTGGGATTATGCGATCACAAAGAAAGATGCTGAGATCCCCGCAGAATGGGACGGCAAGATACTTGTGCCATTCCCGGTCGAATCGGCGCTTTCAGGCGTAAAGAAATCCGTAGGCGGGGAAAATGCCCTCTGGTACCGGCGTAAGGTAACTATTCCTGAAGAATGGCAAGGACAGCGGTTAATCCTGCATTTCGGGGCGGTTGACTGGAGAATGACCCTCTGGATAAATGGGAAACAGATTGGCAAACATTCTGGCGGCTGCGACGCTTTCAGCTTTGACATTACCGATGCCGTAACCGCAAAGCTCGAAGCAGACATCGTGATATCGGTCTGGGATCCAACCGACGACGGCTACCAGCCTCGCGGCAAACAGGTCAATGAACCGCAGGGGATCTGGTACACCTCCGTTACCGGTATCTGGCAGACAGTATGGATGGAGGCGGTTCCCCAGGCACACATAAACTCACTCAAGATAACACCTGATGTTGACAACGGCAAGGTGCGTGTCGAGGTTGAGACCGCCGGTATTGACCGCGAAAGCCGCATCGCCGATAAGTATTTCCTCCATCTTGCCGCGATATCCGACAACAAGACGATAACAAGAGCTGCCGGAAATTGTTTCGGCGATGTTTTGGAGTTGGAAATACCAGACGCAGAACTCTGGTCACCGGATAATCCATTCCTCTATGACCTCAAAGTAACACTTACCCGTGATGACGAGCCGCTCGACGAAGTAACCAGTTATTTTGCTATGCGCAAATTCCATGTAAAGAAGGATGAGTCCGGCATAAACCGTATATATATCAACGGCAAACCGATATTTCTTTTCGGGACTCTTGATCAGGGCTGGTGGCCCGGCGGACTTTATACGCCGCCAAGTGATGAGGCGATGCGTTACGATATCGAGGTGCTCAAAGAATTGGGAATGAACTGCATCCGCAAGCATGTCAAGGTTGAACCTCTGCGATACTATTACCACTGCGACAGGCTGGGCATGATAGTCTGGCAGGATATGCCCAACGGGGACAAACATATCAGCGAGAGCGATCCTGATATTACCCGCACGGCAGAATCCGAGACAAACTTTCGCGCTGAGTGGAAAGCAATTGTTAACATGCTATATAACAACGTGTCTATAGCTATCTGGTGTCCGTTTAACGAGGGCTGGGGGCAGTTCAAGACAAATGAGATCCTTGAATGGACAAAACAGCTCGACCCAACGCGTCTGGTGGACGGTCCAAGCGGCTGGACTGACCGCGGCGGCGGCGACATGTACGACATGCACAACTATCCCGGGCCCGGCATGTTCCCTGTAGAAGAATCCCGAGTCTCGGTACTTGGTGAGTTCGGAGGACTGGGCCTTCCGCTAAAGGGGCACCTGTGGTGGGACAAAAGAAACTGGGGATACAGAAGTTTTAAAACCAGAGAAGAGCTCAACGATGCTTATATAAACCTTATAACAAAACTTCCTCAGCTTATCAGTAAGGGTCTCGCCGCGGCAATCTATACCCAGACCACAGACGTTGAGGGCGAGGTAAACGGGCTGATGACCTACGACCGTAAAGTGCTCAAGCTGGATGCTGACAAAGTCCGGCCGCACCACCTGAAATTATATCAAAATCCGCCAGAGTGA
- a CDS encoding L-rhamnose isomerase, with the protein MNEQYVNKNYDSAKEAYAALGVDTDAAIEALKKIPVSLHCWQGDDVGGFESDCDLSGGIQATGNYPGKATNACQLRQDLDKALSLIPGTHRVNLHAIYGEFDGKPDRRHVSIDSFKGWAQWAKDKGLGLDFNGTFFSHPMADSGFTLSSKDKDIRSFWIDHGKSCRKVGEYFGKELGKPCVTNVWVPDGYKDIPIDRSGHRAILEKSLDEMFAEDISPEHNLDAVECKLFGIGSESCTIGSHEFYMGYAMKNNKLLCLDAGHFHPTEVISDKLSSCLLYIDRLLLHVSRPVRWDSDHVVIFNEELQYIAQEVIRNNFQSRVHIGLDFFDASINRIAAWVIGTRAMIKALLTALLEPSQMLKEAEEAGDFTKRLAMLEELKSMPFGAVWDYYCLKSGTPAGADWLAEVKDYENAVLSKR; encoded by the coding sequence ATGAATGAACAATACGTAAACAAAAATTACGATTCAGCCAAAGAAGCCTATGCCGCTTTGGGCGTTGACACAGATGCCGCCATAGAGGCATTGAAAAAGATACCCGTATCGCTGCACTGCTGGCAGGGCGACGACGTGGGCGGTTTCGAGAGCGACTGTGACCTATCAGGCGGCATACAGGCTACCGGCAACTACCCGGGCAAAGCGACCAATGCCTGCCAGCTCCGCCAGGACCTGGACAAGGCCCTGAGCCTGATCCCCGGCACACACAGAGTAAACCTGCACGCCATCTACGGCGAGTTTGACGGCAAACCCGACCGCCGCCACGTAAGCATAGACAGCTTCAAGGGCTGGGCACAGTGGGCAAAGGATAAGGGGCTCGGGCTGGACTTCAACGGCACATTCTTCTCGCATCCTATGGCAGACAGCGGTTTTACTCTTTCCAGCAAAGACAAAGACATCCGCAGCTTCTGGATTGACCACGGCAAGTCCTGCCGCAAAGTCGGAGAGTATTTCGGCAAAGAGCTGGGCAAGCCGTGCGTAACCAATGTCTGGGTTCCGGACGGATATAAGGATATCCCGATCGACCGCTCCGGACACAGGGCGATATTAGAAAAATCACTTGACGAGATGTTCGCTGAGGATATCAGCCCCGAACACAACCTCGACGCTGTAGAGTGCAAACTCTTCGGAATCGGCTCTGAAAGCTGCACTATCGGCTCACACGAGTTCTACATGGGCTATGCTATGAAAAACAATAAGCTGCTCTGCCTTGACGCGGGACACTTCCACCCGACCGAGGTCATCAGCGACAAGCTCTCAAGCTGTCTGCTCTACATTGACCGGCTCCTGCTGCATGTAAGCCGCCCGGTTCGCTGGGACAGCGACCACGTGGTTATTTTCAACGAAGAGCTGCAGTATATCGCACAGGAAGTTATACGCAACAACTTCCAGTCACGCGTACACATCGGGCTGGACTTCTTCGACGCGAGTATAAACCGCATCGCAGCCTGGGTTATCGGCACACGTGCAATGATCAAAGCCCTGCTGACGGCGCTGCTTGAGCCGTCGCAAATGCTCAAAGAAGCCGAAGAAGCCGGCGATTTTACAAAACGCCTCGCCATGCTCGAAGAGCTAAAGTCCATGCCGTTCGGCGCTGTATGGGATTACTATTGCCTCAAAAGCGGTACTCCCGCCGGCGCGGACTGGCTCGCAGAGGTAAAAGATTACGAAAACGCAGTTCTCTCAAAACGCTAA
- a CDS encoding SIR2 family NAD-dependent protein deacylase — MQSISPEKCAEFIREGGVAAFTGAGISTAAGIPDFRGKGGFYSTGRYNPDTVFEIEYFKTNPKPFYDFSRDMLEIVDRITPTFTHFFLAQLEEMGLLSSLSTQNIDPLHQMAGSKNVICIHGSYSSMNCLRCGKYYGLDASLEYIRSQDVPRCGECGGLLKPDVVFFGEQVHGMNEAMQEIAESKTLLVLGSSLVVYPAAILPQWAKRAVVVNRTGVSIPTVPEQYMVERELDDFFRQVAEYVF, encoded by the coding sequence CATATCAACCGCGGCGGGGATTCCCGATTTCCGAGGCAAGGGCGGCTTTTATTCTACAGGCAGATACAACCCCGACACAGTATTCGAGATTGAATACTTTAAAACAAATCCAAAGCCTTTCTATGATTTTTCCCGCGATATGCTGGAAATAGTTGACAGAATAACGCCTACTTTTACACATTTTTTTCTTGCACAGCTTGAAGAAATGGGGCTTCTAAGCTCACTTTCTACCCAGAACATAGATCCGCTGCACCAGATGGCCGGCTCGAAAAATGTTATCTGCATCCACGGCAGTTATTCATCGATGAATTGTCTGCGGTGCGGCAAATACTACGGCCTTGATGCGTCTCTTGAGTATATCAGGTCTCAGGATGTTCCCAGGTGCGGCGAGTGCGGGGGGCTTCTCAAACCGGATGTTGTTTTCTTCGGCGAGCAGGTGCACGGCATGAATGAAGCTATGCAGGAGATAGCCGAGTCTAAAACGCTGCTTGTTCTTGGTTCGTCTCTGGTGGTTTACCCCGCGGCGATACTGCCGCAATGGGCAAAAAGGGCAGTTGTCGTAAACAGGACAGGAGTCTCTATTCCAACAGTACCCGAACAATATATGGTTGAGAGAGAGCTCGATGATTTCTTCAGGCAGGTTGCGGAATATGTCTTTTAG
- a CDS encoding SDR family oxidoreductase, which translates to MDKALKELIDISVQTGSDTALVQGGGGNTSVKTDDGKYMYIKASGTALKDMTENRGWRRLGIDAVNAVTNDPDIAGYDVSTREVEVVNRLLLSCRDDVSDGSRPSVEANLHAILDKVVIHLHPSSVGALVNCKKGKEIVMDMFASQDKPVLWIPYVDPGFTLANKVKREVEKYQSQHGALPEILFLERHGLFVSSSTPTKAVKIVKDVIKTCLSKLTAPKPRKFKDSQPQEINSIKLAVRKAVFNATGRYSTVAHFMTDDLAGYMALQNISRLLGPAALTPDEQVYCNGPAMCLEKVDADKLEKKLTKQMSKGEKPSSAFLVRGHGLFVAAVPKLAGSIFDVVMSSLYIRYNADKLGGIYVLTKKQRDFINNWEVEAFRKRAVTGEAGGSLKDRIAVVTGGGSGLGRSIAIGMARAGANVAIADIDTDAAQETANMIAAEGLSSLAMVLSCNVAGEESVMAGYQAVMDAWGGLDMVVNAAGVAPAFPLVDMPVDKWRFALEVNLTGYFLMAKYAARIMIEQAIGGSIVNLSSKSGIEASKNNSAYNATKAGELHLARGWALELGQYGIRVNCVCPGNVFEGSKIWNPEYIKQCAKKYGIKPEEVIPYYISKSVLNKEIKGQDIADSVVFLCSDNARMITGQTIVTDAGQVFVR; encoded by the coding sequence ATGGACAAAGCATTAAAAGAACTTATTGACATTTCAGTGCAAACCGGAAGCGACACCGCTCTTGTACAGGGCGGCGGCGGAAACACTTCTGTAAAAACAGACGATGGAAAATACATGTATATCAAGGCCAGCGGCACAGCGCTGAAGGATATGACCGAAAACCGCGGCTGGCGCAGGCTCGGCATAGACGCTGTTAACGCAGTTACAAATGACCCTGATATCGCCGGATATGATGTCAGCACCCGTGAGGTCGAAGTGGTCAACAGACTTCTTCTTTCCTGCCGCGACGATGTCTCGGACGGATCCCGCCCTTCCGTAGAGGCGAACCTGCACGCGATACTCGACAAGGTCGTTATTCACCTGCACCCCAGCTCGGTCGGGGCACTTGTCAACTGTAAAAAGGGCAAAGAAATCGTAATGGATATGTTTGCCTCGCAGGATAAGCCTGTTTTGTGGATACCGTATGTTGATCCGGGATTCACACTTGCAAACAAGGTAAAAAGGGAAGTCGAAAAATACCAGTCACAGCACGGCGCACTGCCGGAAATACTGTTTCTCGAGCGGCATGGACTGTTTGTATCTTCTTCCACGCCAACCAAAGCGGTTAAAATCGTAAAAGATGTTATTAAGACGTGCCTGTCCAAACTGACCGCTCCCAAGCCGCGTAAATTCAAGGATTCGCAGCCCCAGGAAATAAACAGCATAAAACTCGCTGTTCGCAAGGCCGTTTTTAACGCTACCGGCAGATACAGCACAGTAGCACACTTCATGACTGATGATCTTGCCGGATATATGGCTTTGCAGAACATATCGCGTCTGCTCGGCCCTGCCGCACTTACGCCCGATGAGCAGGTTTACTGCAACGGGCCGGCAATGTGCCTGGAAAAGGTCGATGCAGACAAACTCGAGAAAAAACTTACAAAACAGATGTCCAAAGGCGAAAAACCTTCCAGTGCATTTCTGGTCAGGGGCCACGGGCTGTTTGTCGCGGCAGTGCCCAAACTTGCGGGCTCTATCTTCGATGTAGTCATGAGCTCGCTTTATATTCGCTACAACGCCGACAAGCTCGGCGGAATCTACGTGCTGACAAAAAAACAGCGGGACTTCATCAATAACTGGGAGGTCGAGGCCTTCCGCAAACGCGCTGTAACAGGCGAGGCAGGCGGATCGCTCAAAGACCGCATAGCTGTTGTTACCGGCGGCGGAAGCGGCCTGGGCAGAAGCATCGCAATTGGTATGGCACGGGCCGGCGCCAATGTCGCAATCGCCGACATCGACACTGATGCCGCGCAGGAAACGGCCAACATGATAGCCGCAGAGGGCCTTAGCTCGCTTGCAATGGTGCTGAGCTGCAATGTTGCCGGCGAAGAGAGCGTCATGGCGGGTTACCAGGCCGTGATGGATGCGTGGGGCGGGCTGGATATGGTCGTAAATGCCGCGGGTGTCGCTCCGGCGTTCCCGCTGGTTGATATGCCCGTTGACAAGTGGCGGTTTGCCCTTGAAGTAAACCTTACAGGCTATTTCCTGATGGCAAAATACGCCGCACGTATAATGATAGAACAGGCAATCGGCGGCAGTATCGTCAATCTCAGCTCTAAATCCGGCATAGAGGCCAGCAAGAACAATTCCGCTTACAACGCGACCAAGGCCGGTGAGCTGCACCTGGCACGCGGCTGGGCGTTAGAACTGGGACAGTATGGAATCCGCGTAAACTGTGTATGCCCGGGCAATGTCTTCGAAGGCTCGAAAATATGGAACCCCGAGTATATCAAACAATGCGCGAAGAAATACGGCATCAAGCCCGAAGAGGTGATACCATACTATATCAGCAAGAGTGTCTTGAATAAAGAAATCAAAGGCCAGGACATCGCCGATTCGGTTGTGTTCCTGTGCAGCGACAACGCGCGTATGATCACAGGCCAGACAATAGTAACCGATGCCGGACAGGTATTTGTAAGATAA
- a CDS encoding alcohol dehydrogenase catalytic domain-containing protein, whose protein sequence is MTTPQTQKAVQLVGPDKLKFNPEKSVYRPNQWQILCKVEVVGLCFSDLKLLKQFDSHVRKGKIVDGVDPAVLAEYPAYKVDEEPTVPGHEIVVSVIEQGEKVTKTKVGGRYLVQADHRWLKTQNSNGAIGYNIEGGLQQYMLFDERVSLSPDGEFMLIEVSDECSASAVALVEPWACVEDAYVVKERQTLTKGGKMLVVAEADFDKAAFDAFVKKYGEPGSITAIGTDEIDNAEKADNVDSLADFAYDDLVYFGSDAATLEKLFDKTANRGLVIIALCGGRFETEPQTAVGRVHYGGIRIIGTTGSDPAEAMKTIPATGEIRKGDVINVIGAGGPMGVMHVVRNICQGVEGVTVYAGDLDDDRLAAMSRFAEPMAKERGVGYKSYNPKKDEGPKNVDYSALMAPVPALAAACVKNGSKNGIVNIFAGIPATVKGPIDMNRYIENGMYFIGTSGSTLDDMLVVLEKVLTGKLDTNISVAAVSGLEAAVEGIRAVENHSIPGKILVYPDCEDLGLTTLDKLASIKPETTAELDNGVWTKAAENKLLNK, encoded by the coding sequence ATGACAACACCACAAACACAAAAGGCCGTCCAGCTGGTCGGGCCTGATAAGCTCAAATTTAACCCTGAAAAATCCGTTTACAGACCGAATCAATGGCAGATTCTATGCAAAGTCGAAGTTGTCGGCCTGTGCTTCTCCGACCTGAAACTCCTCAAACAGTTCGACAGCCACGTCCGCAAGGGAAAAATAGTCGATGGCGTTGACCCCGCAGTTCTGGCGGAGTACCCTGCGTACAAGGTTGACGAGGAACCCACTGTCCCTGGACACGAGATTGTCGTCAGCGTTATAGAACAGGGTGAAAAAGTCACGAAAACAAAAGTCGGCGGCAGGTATCTGGTACAGGCAGACCACCGCTGGCTTAAAACTCAAAACTCAAACGGAGCGATAGGCTATAACATCGAGGGCGGCCTCCAGCAGTACATGCTTTTTGATGAACGCGTTAGTCTCTCGCCCGACGGCGAGTTCATGCTGATTGAGGTTTCGGACGAATGCAGCGCCTCAGCAGTAGCTCTGGTCGAACCATGGGCATGTGTTGAGGACGCTTATGTCGTAAAAGAAAGGCAGACTCTCACCAAAGGCGGAAAAATGCTTGTTGTGGCGGAGGCCGACTTTGACAAAGCGGCTTTTGACGCATTTGTAAAAAAATACGGTGAGCCCGGCTCAATAACCGCGATTGGGACAGACGAGATCGACAACGCAGAAAAGGCAGATAATGTTGATTCTCTTGCGGATTTTGCGTATGATGACCTCGTTTACTTCGGCTCTGATGCCGCGACACTCGAAAAGTTATTTGACAAGACGGCAAACCGCGGGCTGGTCATAATCGCCCTTTGCGGCGGCAGATTCGAAACAGAGCCGCAGACTGCTGTTGGCAGAGTTCATTACGGCGGTATCCGCATAATCGGCACAACCGGCAGCGACCCCGCCGAAGCTATGAAGACCATTCCCGCAACCGGCGAAATACGCAAGGGAGACGTCATAAACGTGATTGGTGCCGGCGGCCCGATGGGCGTTATGCACGTAGTACGCAACATCTGCCAGGGCGTTGAGGGAGTCACGGTTTATGCCGGCGACCTAGACGATGACAGGCTCGCTGCTATGAGCAGGTTCGCCGAGCCCATGGCAAAGGAAAGAGGCGTCGGGTACAAGAGTTACAACCCGAAAAAAGACGAAGGCCCCAAAAACGTTGACTACTCCGCCCTTATGGCACCTGTTCCGGCACTTGCCGCGGCGTGCGTAAAAAATGGCTCTAAAAACGGCATTGTAAACATATTTGCCGGAATCCCAGCCACTGTCAAGGGCCCGATAGACATGAACCGCTACATCGAAAACGGCATGTATTTCATCGGAACAAGCGGCTCAACACTTGACGACATGCTTGTGGTGCTTGAAAAGGTGCTCACCGGAAAGCTCGACACAAACATCTCGGTAGCGGCTGTTTCCGGCCTTGAGGCCGCGGTCGAGGGGATCCGGGCTGTAGAAAACCACTCTATCCCCGGCAAGATTCTGGTTTACCCCGACTGCGAGGACCTTGGACTGACAACACTGGACAAACTCGCATCGATTAAGCCGGAAACCACCGCCGAACTTGACAACGGCGTATGGACAAAGGCAGCCGAAAACAAATTGCTGAATAAATAA